The Methylomagnum ishizawai genome has a window encoding:
- a CDS encoding RHS repeat-associated core domain-containing protein has product MDGTPLALVNNGTVCYPYPDRLGTVQRITDAGQQVVWSARYEPFGQAVIGSSIEYNPRFPGQYYDAETGLYYNHFRDYDAGVGRYVESDPVGLRGGVNTYAYVGNSPVNSIDPEGLAAVIPGPLGIPLPIGLPSSPFKLK; this is encoded by the coding sequence GTGGACGGCACACCGCTGGCACTGGTGAACAACGGCACCGTGTGCTACCCGTACCCCGACCGGCTCGGCACGGTCCAGCGCATCACCGACGCGGGCCAGCAGGTCGTGTGGTCGGCGCGGTACGAGCCGTTCGGCCAGGCCGTCATCGGTTCCAGCATCGAGTACAACCCGCGCTTCCCCGGCCAGTACTACGACGCGGAGACGGGGCTGTACTACAACCACTTCCGGGATTACGATGCGGGGGTGGGAAGGTATGTGGAGAGCGATCCGGTTGGGTTGCGTGGTGGGGTTAATACATACGCCTATGTCGGTAATTCCCCAGTCAACTCTATTGATCCAGAAGGGCTTGCTGCTGTGATTCCTGGCCCACTTGGAATACCACTGCCAATTGGTTTGCCATCCAGCCCTTTCAAACTGAAATAA
- a CDS encoding transposase, with the protein MLELFRQKMPLSCLLHGLLERCFAAERLDRIFLENAKEQYTREILFSTVCDLMLSVVLKVHPSINAAYQKHPEPLGVTVSALYEKLKGVELSVSQALLRDTSEDLSDILDALGFTPEPWLPGYPVRLLDGNCLAASEKRLAVHREVGGAALPGKSLVVFDPERRLMRDVFPCEDGHAQERRLLDAVAGIPKAGELWIADRNFCTVGFLDRLQGRNAHALMRLHLNLPLTEETLFSQAGEQGGGRLLEKRVGVAGRPYRLVRVELEQPTRDGDAFVDILTDLPADIPAATVADLYRRRWTLETAFQHVEKHFKSEIETLAYPKAALFGFALALVAYNLFSVMISALDCAHGKPVSKDISGYYLSHEIAATFLALIQLSGVGDWLFVSEQTPAEFAAWLRETARNIPLRTLKKHPRGPKKPIDKPPYDPKQPHVSTYQLLRKKK; encoded by the coding sequence ATGCTAGAGCTATTCCGCCAGAAAATGCCCCTGTCCTGCCTGCTGCACGGCCTACTGGAACGCTGCTTTGCGGCGGAGAGGCTGGACAGGATTTTCCTGGAGAACGCGAAGGAGCAATACACGCGGGAAATCCTATTTTCGACGGTGTGCGACCTCATGCTGAGCGTGGTCCTCAAGGTCCATCCCTCGATCAACGCGGCCTACCAGAAACACCCGGAACCCCTGGGGGTAACGGTATCCGCGCTCTACGAGAAACTCAAGGGCGTTGAATTATCCGTGTCCCAAGCCCTGCTGCGCGATACCTCGGAAGACCTGTCGGATATTCTCGATGCCCTGGGTTTCACCCCCGAACCCTGGTTGCCGGGTTATCCGGTCCGCCTCCTCGACGGCAACTGTCTGGCGGCGAGCGAGAAACGCCTCGCCGTCCACCGCGAGGTCGGCGGTGCCGCGTTGCCGGGCAAGTCGCTGGTGGTGTTCGACCCGGAGCGCCGCCTGATGCGGGACGTGTTCCCTTGCGAGGACGGACATGCCCAGGAGCGCCGCCTGCTCGACGCCGTGGCCGGTATCCCCAAGGCCGGCGAACTGTGGATCGCCGACCGCAACTTCTGCACCGTGGGATTCCTCGACCGGCTCCAGGGCCGGAACGCCCACGCCTTGATGCGCTTGCACCTGAACCTGCCGCTGACCGAGGAAACCCTGTTTTCCCAGGCCGGGGAACAGGGCGGCGGGCGGCTTTTGGAAAAGCGGGTCGGCGTGGCCGGGCGGCCCTATCGCCTCGTCCGCGTCGAACTCGAACAACCCACCCGCGACGGCGATGCCTTCGTCGATATCCTGACCGACCTCCCGGCGGACATACCCGCCGCCACCGTCGCCGACCTCTACCGCAGGCGCTGGACCCTGGAAACCGCGTTCCAACACGTCGAAAAACATTTCAAGTCCGAGATCGAAACCCTGGCCTATCCCAAGGCCGCCCTGTTCGGATTCGCCCTGGCCCTGGTCGCCTATAACCTCTTCTCGGTCATGATCTCGGCGCTGGACTGCGCCCATGGAAAACCCGTGTCCAAGGATATCTCCGGGTATTATCTCTCCCACGAGATCGCCGCCACTTTCCTCGCGCTCATCCAACTCAGCGGGGTCGGCGACTGGCTGTTCGTCTCCGAACAAACCCCGGCGGAATTCGCCGCGTGGCTGCGCGAAACCGCCCGGAACATCCCGTTGCGTACCCTCAAAAAGCATCCGCGCGGCCCGAAAAAGCCCATCGACAAACCGCCCTACGACCCGAAACAGCCACATGTCTCGACATATCAATTACTTAGGAAGAAGAAGTAG
- a CDS encoding transposase, which produces MLSTTCTHYAWAEKNTAPAPPSNEKRREKLNGFLALDLGSGQTTVDFQPQAKTPNAVYVIALIVLRYASLGFRQILCILDNCSIHNDSMKAALAELLAEIPLAQGIAVHFLHTPAHSPKFNPAEYLIRLVRKNSLYHLPHAMTVQQRAERVHRHLAQAPPQTPQQVKNILSHIYRLPKSGWS; this is translated from the coding sequence CTGCTGTCCACGACCTGCACCCACTACGCCTGGGCGGAGAAGAACACCGCCCCGGCGCCGCCGAGCAACGAGAAGCGGCGGGAGAAGCTGAACGGCTTCCTGGCCCTGGACCTGGGCAGCGGCCAGACCACCGTGGACTTCCAACCCCAGGCCAAAACCCCGAACGCCGTTTACGTCATCGCCCTGATCGTCCTGCGCTACGCCAGCCTGGGCTTCCGCCAGATCCTGTGCATCCTCGACAACTGCTCCATCCACAACGACTCCATGAAGGCCGCTCTGGCCGAGTTGCTGGCGGAAATCCCCCTGGCCCAGGGCATCGCCGTGCACTTCCTCCACACCCCGGCCCACTCCCCCAAGTTCAACCCGGCCGAATACCTCATCCGCCTCGTCAGGAAGAACTCCCTCTACCACCTGCCCCATGCCATGACGGTCCAGCAGCGGGCCGAGCGCGTCCATCGGCACTTGGCCCAGGCCCCTCCCCAAACACCCCAGCAGGTCAAGAACATTCTCAGCCATATCTACCGCCTGCCAAAAAGTGGGTGGTCTTAG
- a CDS encoding helix-turn-helix domain-containing protein, producing the protein MNRCIRIQRLAPQDRERWQALFYRHQQQSRRRRLLALKALWDGESMAGVCRSQGVQRKTLEKWLDSYLDGGFDALLAPQRRPRPQALNPQRRKVLRYILLHKTPADYGIDSYQWTAAHVQGLLVKKWGLPLSANRLYEIFDELGLSHQRAHRDYGPAQPAERAGFVEALEKKPPRPTPAPPS; encoded by the coding sequence ATGAACCGCTGTATCCGCATCCAACGGCTGGCCCCGCAGGACCGTGAACGGTGGCAGGCGCTGTTCTACCGCCACCAGCAGCAAAGCCGACGGCGTAGGCTGCTGGCCTTGAAGGCCCTGTGGGACGGCGAGAGCATGGCCGGGGTCTGCCGCAGCCAGGGAGTCCAGCGCAAGACGCTGGAGAAGTGGCTGGACAGCTACCTGGATGGTGGCTTCGACGCCCTGCTGGCCCCGCAAAGGCGGCCCCGCCCGCAAGCCCTGAACCCGCAGCGGCGCAAGGTCCTGCGCTACATCCTGCTCCACAAGACGCCGGCGGACTATGGCATCGACAGTTACCAATGGACGGCGGCCCACGTCCAGGGTTTGCTCGTTAAGAAGTGGGGCCTGCCGCTGAGCGCCAACCGGCTTTACGAAATCTTCGACGAACTGGGCCTCTCCCACCAGCGCGCCCACCGCGACTACGGCCCCGCCCAGCCCGCCGAGCGGGCCGGCTTCGTGGAGGCGCTCGAAAAAAAACCGCCGAGGCCGACCCCGGCACCGCCCTCGTAG
- a CDS encoding helix-turn-helix domain-containing protein: protein MNRCIRIQRLAPQDRERWQALFYRHQQQSRRRRLLALKALWDGESMAGVCRSQGVQRKTLEKWLDSYLHGGFDALLAPQRRPRPQALNPQRRKVLRYILLHKTPADYGIDSYQWTAAHVQGLLVKKWGLPLSANRLYEIFDELGLSHQRAHRDYGPAQPAERAGFVEALEKKPPRPTPAPPS, encoded by the coding sequence ATGAACCGCTGTATCCGCATCCAACGGCTGGCCCCGCAGGACCGTGAACGGTGGCAGGCGCTGTTCTACCGCCACCAGCAGCAAAGCCGACGGCGTAGGCTGCTGGCCTTGAAGGCCCTGTGGGACGGCGAGAGCATGGCCGGGGTCTGCCGCAGCCAGGGAGTCCAGCGCAAGACGCTGGAGAAGTGGCTGGACAGCTACCTGCATGGTGGCTTCGACGCCCTGCTGGCCCCGCAAAGGCGGCCCCGCCCGCAAGCCCTGAACCCGCAGCGGCGCAAGGTCCTGCGCTACATCCTGCTCCACAAGACGCCGGCGGACTATGGCATCGACAGTTACCAATGGACGGCGGCCCACGTCCAGGGTTTGCTCGTTAAGAAGTGGGGCCTGCCGCTGAGCGCCAACCGGCTTTACGAAATCTTCGACGAACTGGGCCTCTCCCACCAGCGCGCCCACCGCGACTACGGCCCCGCCCAGCCCGCCGAGCGGGCCGGCTTCGTGGAGGCGCTCGAAAAAAAACCGCCGAGGCCGACCCCGGCACCGCCCTCGTAG
- a CDS encoding transposase, whose translation MSTTCTHYAWAEKNTAPAPPSNEKRREKLNGFLALDLNSGQTTVDFQPQAKTPNAVYVIALIVLRYASLGYQRILFILDNCSIHNDSMKAALAELLAEIPLAQGIAVDFLHTPAHSPKFNPAEYLIRLVRKNSLYHLPHAMTVQQRAERVHRHLAQAPPQTPQQVKNILSHIYRLPKSGGS comes from the coding sequence CTGTCCACGACCTGCACCCACTACGCCTGGGCGGAGAAGAACACCGCCCCGGCGCCGCCGAGCAACGAGAAGCGGCGGGAGAAACTGAACGGCTTCCTGGCCCTGGACCTGAACAGCGGCCAGACCACCGTGGACTTCCAACCCCAGGCCAAAACCCCGAACGCCGTTTACGTCATCGCCCTGATCGTCCTGCGCTACGCCAGCCTGGGCTACCAAAGGATTCTGTTCATCCTCGACAACTGCTCCATCCACAACGACTCCATGAAGGCCGCTCTGGCCGAGTTGCTGGCGGAAATCCCCCTGGCCCAGGGCATCGCCGTGGACTTCCTCCACACCCCGGCCCACTCCCCCAAGTTCAACCCGGCCGAATACCTCATCCGCCTCGTCAGGAAGAACTCCCTCTACCACCTGCCCCATGCCATGACGGTCCAGCAGCGGGCCGAGCGCGTCCATCGGCACTTGGCCCAGGCCCCTCCCCAAACACCCCAGCAGGTCAAGAACATTCTCAGCCATATCTACCGCCTGCCAAAAAGTGGGGGGTCTTAG
- a CDS encoding transposase — MPRPPELYQWNREIAIHFPGLSKPMVMGLALWSLGMVVVGACSLSALTDWWSCRLGQKGDAVRERLRYVYRGKEAKAGKERRELDVEACRAPWLGWVLEGWDGNQLAVALDATSLGQRFVVLAVSVLYRGCAVPVAWKVLRAERKHPWKPEWLALLRHFKDVAPASWTVLVLADRGLYAKWLFEGIQALGWHPMLRVNSGGTFRPRGWRHWRPFTRLVPKVGDRWQGRGTAFGGKRTRLDCTLLAYWGEGHKDPWLVLTDLPPEAANACWYGLRGWIEQSFKKIKGGGWQWQNTRMDDPERAERLWLAIAIATWWLLSVGGEAEAGMAAATFPAIPGSPRQQAHRWRLVGIFRHGRSLILAALFERRALPVGKAHPEPWPSVPIPTPGATVAILTGAV; from the coding sequence ATGCCTCGCCCTCCAGAACTGTACCAATGGAACCGGGAGATCGCCATCCACTTTCCCGGCCTTTCGAAGCCGATGGTGATGGGCTTGGCCCTGTGGAGCCTGGGCATGGTCGTGGTCGGCGCTTGCAGCCTTTCGGCGCTGACCGACTGGTGGTCGTGTCGGCTGGGGCAGAAGGGCGACGCGGTGCGGGAGCGCCTGCGCTACGTCTACCGTGGGAAGGAGGCCAAGGCCGGGAAGGAGCGCCGCGAACTCGACGTGGAGGCGTGCCGGGCCCCCTGGCTGGGCTGGGTTTTGGAGGGCTGGGATGGAAACCAGTTGGCGGTCGCCTTGGACGCGACGAGCCTGGGGCAGCGGTTCGTGGTCCTGGCGGTCAGCGTACTTTACCGGGGCTGCGCGGTGCCGGTGGCCTGGAAGGTGCTGAGGGCGGAACGGAAGCATCCGTGGAAGCCCGAATGGCTGGCCTTGCTGAGGCATTTTAAGGACGTCGCGCCCGCGTCGTGGACCGTCCTGGTGCTGGCGGACCGGGGGCTGTACGCCAAGTGGCTGTTCGAGGGGATCCAAGCGCTGGGCTGGCACCCGATGCTGCGGGTGAACTCGGGCGGCACCTTCCGCCCCCGGGGATGGCGGCACTGGCGGCCGTTCACCCGCCTGGTGCCGAAGGTGGGCGACCGCTGGCAAGGCCGGGGGACGGCGTTCGGCGGCAAGCGGACCCGCCTGGACTGCACCCTGTTGGCCTATTGGGGGGAAGGCCACAAGGACCCCTGGCTCGTCCTGACGGACCTGCCGCCGGAAGCCGCCAACGCCTGCTGGTACGGATTGCGCGGTTGGATCGAGCAAAGCTTCAAGAAAATCAAGGGCGGCGGCTGGCAATGGCAGAACACCCGCATGGACGATCCCGAGCGGGCGGAGCGCCTCTGGTTGGCGATCGCCATCGCCACCTGGTGGCTGCTCTCGGTGGGCGGGGAGGCCGAGGCCGGAATGGCCGCCGCCACCTTCCCGGCCATTCCGGGCTCTCCCCGCCAACAGGCCCACCGCTGGCGGCTGGTGGGGATTTTCCGCCATGGCCGTTCCCTGATCCTGGCCGCCCTCTTCGAGCGCCGCGCCTTGCCGGTGGGGAAGGCCCACCCAGAACCCTGGCCATCGGTGCCAATCCCAACCCCAGGGGCAACCGTGGCGATCCTCACGGGGGCGGTATGA
- a CDS encoding transcriptional regulator: MIRAVSCRATTHFVIPLDLQRYILYLQPMNTLNAYIKSLPRRQRGSFRRNLAEAIGLSEPMVRHLANGTRAISAERAVQIEEATKGVVTRYELRPDLWPPPPGFQPKPPTAGSGEVIERAA; the protein is encoded by the coding sequence ATGATACGCGCAGTATCTTGTCGGGCAACGACACATTTTGTCATCCCTCTTGACTTGCAAAGATACATTTTGTATCTTCAGCCCATGAACACGCTCAACGCATACATAAAAAGCCTACCTAGAAGGCAACGCGGAAGTTTCCGAAGAAACTTGGCGGAAGCCATTGGACTGTCGGAGCCAATGGTTCGGCATTTGGCGAATGGCACAAGGGCAATTTCAGCCGAGCGTGCCGTCCAGATTGAGGAAGCCACCAAAGGCGTTGTCACCCGTTATGAGCTACGCCCCGATCTTTGGCCCCCGCCACCCGGCTTCCAGCCAAAACCCCCGACCGCAGGAAGCGGTGAAGTAATCGAGCGGGCCGCATGA
- a CDS encoding helix-turn-helix transcriptional regulator, with protein MSEWYERAKARMEELGITQEDLVPLLGVKTRGAVGHYLTGRRDPSVAQLKALSKTLKMSLDILMFGDESVYTVPADELAPPPAADEDRELVPLTREEKKHITLYRRADRKTRDAVQNVYEVAKQSGRLSGQQDGINRKAG; from the coding sequence ATGAGCGAATGGTACGAACGAGCGAAAGCCAGAATGGAAGAATTGGGGATTACCCAAGAAGACTTAGTGCCGCTGTTGGGCGTGAAAACGCGGGGGGCGGTGGGACATTACTTGACAGGCCGGCGCGATCCTTCCGTGGCGCAACTTAAGGCTCTCTCCAAAACACTCAAAATGTCCCTTGATATCCTCATGTTTGGGGATGAATCTGTTTATACCGTTCCCGCCGATGAACTAGCGCCCCCCCCCGCTGCCGATGAAGACAGGGAGCTAGTTCCACTCACCAGGGAAGAAAAAAAACACATCACCCTATATAGGCGTGCCGACCGAAAGACGAGGGACGCTGTTCAGAATGTTTATGAAGTTGCAAAACAAAGCGGACGGTTAAGCGGCCAACAAGATGGCATCAACCGGAAAGCAGGGTAG
- a CDS encoding sensor domain-containing protein, with protein sequence MGRGTRDTPGRAQLLADLERLQTENQRLKARLDEDEQTLAAIRTGDVDAIVVTGPEGERVFTLSGAETVYRLVFETMAEAALSVGADGRILFCNPRFAELVGEPMERLLGRRLTDWVSPGEREDFEALLRRCEWQPVRQRVVFRTADDTLKAAHLTGHALEQPGGSSLCLVATDLTELESSARHIQLLREHQRVLEARQAELRTARREAERAAAALAESEERLRFALESTRIGAWELDLADLSVQRSPQHDRIFGYDEPLPRWTYVIFLEHVLPEDRASMEANLREAHAALGEWNVEFRIRRADGEVRWLWASGRCRLDADGHPRRITGLTQDITERKRDEAWLRLTAQVFSTTLEGILVTDRDRNIIEVNAAFTRITGYAREEVLGRNPRFMQSGRHDRDFYAAMWRAIRESGHWTGEIWNRRKDGGIYPELITISAIADERGEVTHYVSISSDITLLKEHEKRLEQIAHYDALTGIPNRMLLYDRIKQALGRTRREHKLLAVCYLDLDGFKPINDTLGHEAGDGVLIEVARRIGQVLRGGDTVARLGGDEFVVLMLGIESPVECRMGLDRLLQAIAQPIFIQGQQCGVTASIGATLYPSDNGDADTLLRHADQAMYLAKQSGKNRYHVFDPHQDERIRSHQERKARVEQGLLDREFELFYQPKVEMRSHRIAGVEALIRWRHPERGVLTPGEFLPAIQNSDLEIQIGEWVIDTALAQLAQWRGEGLDLDLSVNIAAAHLQSEGFADTLRQRLALHPALRPGQLQIEILETAALEDLPAAQSVIKDCVALGVGLALDDFGTGYSSLSYLRMIPADTLKIDQSFVRDMLVDKGDYSIVQGVIAMAHAFGRATVAEGVETQGHFLALEEMGCNVGQGYGIAGPMPPGELAQWCRGFAPGLSIPPQTGGMH encoded by the coding sequence ATGGGCCGTGGCACACGGGACACCCCAGGCCGGGCGCAACTGCTGGCCGACCTCGAACGGTTGCAGACCGAAAACCAGCGCTTGAAAGCCCGCCTCGACGAGGACGAGCAAACCCTGGCCGCCATCCGCACCGGGGATGTGGACGCCATCGTGGTCACCGGTCCCGAAGGCGAGCGGGTATTCACCCTGAGCGGCGCGGAAACGGTCTACCGGCTGGTGTTCGAGACCATGGCCGAGGCCGCCCTGAGCGTCGGTGCCGATGGCCGCATCCTGTTCTGCAATCCGCGTTTCGCTGAACTGGTCGGAGAGCCGATGGAGCGCCTGCTGGGCCGCAGGCTCACCGACTGGGTTTCGCCCGGCGAACGGGAGGACTTCGAGGCCCTGTTGCGGCGCTGCGAATGGCAGCCGGTCCGGCAGCGCGTGGTATTCCGCACGGCGGACGACACCCTCAAAGCGGCGCATCTGACCGGCCACGCGCTGGAACAGCCCGGCGGCTCCAGCCTCTGCCTGGTCGCCACCGACCTGACCGAGTTGGAAAGCTCGGCCCGCCACATCCAGCTCTTGCGGGAACATCAGCGCGTCCTGGAAGCCCGGCAAGCGGAATTGCGCACCGCCCGCCGCGAAGCCGAACGGGCCGCCGCCGCGCTGGCCGAGAGCGAGGAGCGTTTGAGGTTCGCCCTGGAAAGCACCCGGATCGGTGCCTGGGAACTCGACCTGGCGGACCTCAGCGTCCAACGCTCCCCCCAACATGACCGCATCTTCGGCTATGACGAACCCTTGCCACGCTGGACCTACGTGATATTCCTGGAACACGTCCTCCCGGAAGACCGGGCCTCGATGGAGGCGAATCTCCGCGAAGCCCATGCCGCACTGGGCGAATGGAATGTCGAGTTCCGCATCCGGCGCGCCGACGGCGAGGTCCGCTGGCTCTGGGCGTCCGGGCGGTGCCGCCTGGATGCCGACGGGCATCCCCGAAGGATCACGGGGCTCACGCAGGATATCACCGAGCGCAAGCGGGACGAGGCATGGCTGCGTCTGACCGCCCAGGTGTTCTCCACCACCCTGGAAGGCATCCTGGTTACCGACAGGGACCGCAACATCATCGAGGTCAACGCGGCCTTCACCCGGATCACCGGCTACGCCCGCGAGGAGGTGCTGGGCCGGAACCCGAGGTTCATGCAATCCGGGCGGCACGACCGCGACTTCTACGCCGCGATGTGGCGCGCGATCCGCGAGTCCGGCCACTGGACTGGCGAAATCTGGAACCGCCGCAAGGATGGCGGCATCTACCCGGAGTTGATCACCATTTCGGCCATCGCCGACGAGCGGGGCGAAGTCACCCACTACGTCAGCATTTCCTCCGATATCACCTTGCTCAAGGAACACGAGAAGCGGCTGGAACAGATCGCGCACTACGACGCCCTGACCGGCATCCCCAACCGGATGCTGCTGTACGACCGGATCAAGCAGGCGCTGGGGCGGACCCGGCGGGAACACAAGCTGTTGGCGGTGTGCTATCTCGACCTGGACGGCTTCAAACCCATCAACGACACCCTGGGCCATGAGGCGGGCGACGGGGTACTGATCGAGGTGGCGCGGCGGATCGGGCAGGTCCTCAGGGGCGGCGACACGGTCGCCCGGTTGGGCGGGGACGAATTCGTGGTGCTGATGCTGGGGATAGAAAGCCCCGTCGAGTGCCGCATGGGGCTGGACCGGCTGCTGCAAGCCATCGCGCAGCCGATCTTCATCCAGGGCCAGCAATGCGGGGTCACGGCCAGCATCGGCGCGACCCTATATCCCTCGGACAATGGGGACGCGGATACCCTACTGCGCCATGCCGACCAAGCCATGTACCTCGCCAAGCAGTCCGGGAAGAACCGCTACCATGTTTTCGATCCCCACCAAGACGAGCGGATCAGGAGCCATCAGGAACGGAAGGCGCGGGTCGAGCAGGGGTTGCTGGACCGGGAGTTCGAGCTGTTCTACCAGCCCAAGGTCGAAATGCGGAGCCACCGCATCGCCGGGGTCGAGGCCTTGATCCGCTGGCGCCATCCCGAGCGGGGCGTGCTGACCCCTGGCGAGTTCCTGCCCGCCATCCAGAATTCCGACTTGGAGATACAGATCGGGGAATGGGTGATCGATACCGCCCTGGCGCAATTGGCGCAATGGCGCGGGGAGGGGCTGGACCTCGACCTCAGCGTTAATATCGCCGCCGCCCATCTGCAATCGGAAGGCTTCGCCGATACGCTGCGCCAACGCTTGGCCCTGCATCCGGCCTTAAGGCCGGGCCAACTGCAAATCGAAATCCTGGAAACCGCCGCCTTGGAAGACCTGCCCGCCGCGCAGAGCGTCATCAAGGACTGTGTGGCCTTGGGGGTGGGGTTGGCCCTGGACGACTTCGGCACGGGCTATTCGTCGTTGTCGTACCTCAGGATGATTCCCGCCGACACGCTGAAGATCGACCAGAGCTTCGTGCGGGACATGCTGGTGGACAAGGGGGATTACAGCATCGTCCAAGGCGTCATCGCCATGGCCCATGCCTTCGGGCGGGCGACCGTGGCCGAGGGCGTGGAAACCCAGGGGCATTTCCTGGCGCTGGAGGAGATGGGCTGCAACGTCGGCCAAGGCTATGGCATCGCCGGCCCCATGCCTCCGGGAGAGTTGGCGCAATGGTGCCGCGGATTCGCGCCCGGCCTTTCGATCCCGCCCCAAACGGGTGGAATGCATTGA
- a CDS encoding circadian clock KaiB family protein, giving the protein MPDADPPPIQQDLETAFENLDAQHYVLRLYVAGLTPRSQAAIKNLAAICEQHLAGRYDLEVIDIYQNPGLARNDQIVVAPTLVKQLPDPLRTLVGSLADQERVLVGLDIQPKRG; this is encoded by the coding sequence ATGCCCGATGCCGATCCCCCACCCATCCAGCAGGACTTGGAAACCGCCTTCGAGAACCTGGACGCCCAGCATTATGTGCTGCGACTCTATGTCGCCGGGTTGACGCCGCGCTCCCAGGCGGCCATCAAAAACCTCGCCGCCATCTGCGAGCAGCATCTGGCCGGCCGCTACGACTTGGAGGTAATCGACATCTACCAAAACCCCGGCTTGGCCCGGAATGACCAGATCGTCGTCGCCCCGACCCTGGTCAAGCAACTGCCGGACCCCTTGCGCACCCTCGTCGGCAGCCTGGCCGACCAGGAACGGGTGCTGGTCGGCTTGGATATTCAGCCTAAGCGGGGGTGA
- a CDS encoding circadian clock KaiB family protein: MTQISASESVQPAPTSGEFWKLRLYVVGRTPRAVEAFANLKRICETHIPDCYDIEVVDLLENPRLAAEDQILAVPTLVRKLPEPLKKIIGDLSNEERVLVGLDLLPH, from the coding sequence ATGACCCAGATATCCGCTTCGGAATCGGTCCAGCCCGCCCCAACATCCGGGGAATTCTGGAAACTCCGGTTGTACGTGGTGGGCCGGACACCCCGCGCGGTCGAGGCGTTCGCGAACCTCAAGCGCATCTGCGAAACCCACATACCCGATTGCTACGACATCGAGGTCGTGGACCTCCTGGAAAACCCGCGCTTGGCCGCCGAGGACCAAATCCTCGCCGTGCCCACCCTGGTGCGCAAGCTGCCGGAGCCGTTGAAGAAGATCATCGGCGACTTGTCCAACGAGGAACGGGTCCTGGTCGGCCTGGACCTGTTGCCGCATTGA